A genomic window from Candidatus Kouleothrix ribensis includes:
- a CDS encoding ketoacyl-ACP synthase III, which produces MARYAAITGWGMAVPERVLTNAELERMVNTSDEWIAARTGIRERRVVGPGESTSTLSTEAGRRALAQAGLAPEAIDLIVLATCTPDRPFPATACTVQANLGIPRAAAFDIAAACSGFVYGLGVATSMVRSGAARNVLFIAADVFTHYINWNDRNTCVLFGDGAGAVVLQATSEPYGQLSSVLGASGKDEDLMAVDAGGTRLPATAELLEQGRQYVYMNGREIFKLAVRGMGDSSVQALAEAGVSKDQIALVVPHQANLRIIEATAKRLDMPMERVFVNLDRYGNTSAGTIPIALAEAAAQGRLHDGDYVLLTAFGGGLTWASSVIRWGRP; this is translated from the coding sequence ATGGCCAGGTATGCCGCGATTACCGGTTGGGGCATGGCAGTGCCCGAGCGGGTGCTGACCAACGCCGAGCTCGAGCGGATGGTCAATACGTCGGACGAATGGATTGCCGCGCGCACCGGTATTCGCGAACGGCGGGTGGTTGGCCCAGGCGAGAGCACCTCGACGCTATCGACCGAGGCCGGCCGCCGGGCGCTGGCGCAAGCCGGGCTGGCGCCTGAGGCGATCGACCTGATCGTGCTGGCAACCTGCACGCCCGACCGGCCGTTCCCGGCCACAGCCTGCACGGTGCAAGCCAACCTGGGCATCCCGCGCGCCGCAGCCTTCGACATTGCGGCCGCCTGTAGCGGGTTTGTCTATGGCCTGGGCGTGGCCACCAGCATGGTTCGCAGCGGTGCGGCGCGCAATGTGCTGTTCATCGCCGCCGACGTGTTTACCCACTATATCAACTGGAACGATCGCAATACCTGCGTGCTGTTTGGCGACGGCGCCGGCGCGGTGGTGTTGCAGGCCACCAGCGAGCCATATGGCCAGCTGTCGAGCGTGCTGGGCGCCTCGGGTAAAGACGAAGACCTCATGGCCGTCGATGCCGGCGGTACGCGGCTACCGGCCACTGCCGAGCTGCTCGAGCAGGGTCGCCAATATGTGTATATGAACGGCCGCGAGATCTTCAAGCTGGCCGTACGCGGCATGGGCGATTCGTCGGTGCAGGCGCTGGCCGAGGCTGGTGTGTCGAAAGATCAGATCGCGCTGGTAGTGCCGCACCAGGCCAACCTGCGTATTATCGAAGCGACTGCCAAGCGGCTCGATATGCCGATGGAGCGCGTGTTCGTCAACCTCGATCGCTATGGCAACACGTCGGCCGGCACGATCCCGATTGCGCTGGCCGAGGCTGCCGCGCAGGGCCGGCTGCACGACGGCGACTATGTGCTGCTGACGGCATTCGGCGGCGGGCTGACCTGGGCTTCATCGGTGATTCGCTGGGGCCGGCCGTGA
- the rpmF gene encoding 50S ribosomal protein L32 — protein sequence MGAVPKTKVSRHRRGNRRQHQRLDAPTLVLCPQCNQLMRSHYVCKNCGSYRGRQVIEQRSNTGNE from the coding sequence ATGGGTGCCGTACCAAAGACAAAAGTTTCGCGCCACCGCCGTGGCAACCGCCGCCAGCATCAGCGCCTCGATGCACCGACGCTGGTGCTGTGCCCACAGTGCAACCAGCTGATGCGCTCGCATTATGTCTGCAAGAACTGTGGCAGCTACCGCGGCCGCCAGGTGATCGAGCAGCGTAGCAACACGGGGAACGAATAG
- a CDS encoding DUF177 domain-containing protein — translation MHIDKPMTDLKFNVAQLLREEVGGRRSYSFAEDALALDDETTLRQLNGKVRFTRSATGVLADTDARGTVELPCIRCLAPSQQLVHLRFHDEFHSRIEVHTGVPLPKPDEEDPFYIDESHLVDLGEALREYALLELPMQPLCRPDCKGICPTCGADRNQGECGCSADEGDNRFAVLKDLLKD, via the coding sequence ATGCACATAGACAAACCAATGACCGATTTGAAGTTCAATGTCGCCCAGCTGCTCCGCGAAGAGGTTGGCGGCCGGCGCAGCTATAGCTTCGCCGAAGATGCACTTGCGCTGGACGACGAGACGACATTGCGGCAGCTCAACGGCAAGGTGCGCTTCACCCGCAGTGCCACGGGCGTGCTGGCCGATACCGATGCGCGCGGCACAGTCGAGCTGCCATGCATACGTTGCCTGGCGCCCTCGCAGCAGCTGGTTCACCTGCGCTTTCACGATGAATTTCACTCGCGAATCGAGGTGCATACCGGCGTGCCGCTGCCCAAGCCCGATGAAGAAGATCCCTTCTATATCGACGAGAGTCACCTGGTCGATCTGGGCGAGGCGCTGCGCGAGTACGCGCTGCTCGAGCTACCGATGCAGCCGCTGTGCCGGCCCGATTGCAAGGGTATCTGCCCGACATGCGGCGCCGACCGCAACCAGGGCGAGTGTGGCTGTTCGGCCGATGAAGGCGACAATCGCTTTGCCGTGCTGAAAGACCTGCTTAAGGATTAG
- the coaD gene encoding pantetheine-phosphate adenylyltransferase, translating to MTIAVYPGSFDPITNGHLDIVTRASRLFDTVILAVFDRPNKNLLFSTRERITMVKEAIADLPRIKVDTYSELTIEYVRQVGASVIVRGLRDPRDFDHEFQMAQINNKLAPEIDVVLFMAGHAYTFFSSSTVREIASLGGDVSWLVPPHVVSALKRAYAAPAVNS from the coding sequence GTGACGATTGCCGTGTACCCTGGCAGCTTTGATCCGATCACCAACGGGCACCTGGATATTGTGACGCGGGCGTCGCGCTTGTTCGATACCGTGATCTTGGCGGTGTTCGATCGGCCGAACAAGAACCTACTGTTCAGCACGCGCGAGCGCATTACCATGGTCAAAGAGGCGATTGCCGACCTGCCGCGGATCAAAGTTGACACCTACTCCGAGCTGACGATCGAGTATGTGCGCCAGGTTGGCGCCTCGGTGATTGTACGCGGCCTGCGCGACCCGCGCGACTTTGACCACGAGTTTCAGATGGCGCAGATCAACAATAAGCTTGCGCCCGAGATCGACGTGGTGCTATTCATGGCCGGCCATGCCTACACCTTCTTCAGCTCGAGTACAGTGCGCGAGATCGCCTCGCTGGGCGGCGACGTGTCGTGGCTGGTGCCGCCGCACGTAGTTTCGGCGCTGAAGCGCGCCTATGCGGCGCCGGCCGTGAACAGTTGA
- a CDS encoding RsmD family RNA methyltransferase, with the protein MRVITGSAKGHRLKAPKGMTTRPMLDRVKEALFSVLEGYGPIRGRVLDLYAGTGSLGIECLSRGAAWADFVEMRAHVCAIIRDNLAHTRLTERARVYQMPVGRYVASAHPPEKYDIIVMDPPYADPVIEDTIRAVNASGLLAEAGLLIVGHSPRVPLADRYGSIRRRKFRRLGDSCFSIYETTTEPLENEEPTAAGP; encoded by the coding sequence ATGCGGGTAATTACGGGATCGGCCAAAGGGCACCGGCTCAAGGCCCCCAAGGGCATGACCACGCGGCCGATGCTTGATCGGGTCAAAGAGGCGCTGTTCTCGGTGCTCGAGGGCTACGGCCCGATTCGCGGGCGCGTGCTCGACCTATACGCCGGCACCGGCTCGCTCGGGATCGAATGCTTGTCGCGTGGTGCAGCGTGGGCCGACTTTGTCGAGATGCGGGCGCATGTGTGCGCGATCATCCGCGATAACCTGGCGCACACGCGCCTGACCGAGCGTGCCCGCGTGTATCAGATGCCGGTTGGGCGCTATGTCGCCAGTGCTCATCCGCCGGAAAAATATGATATAATCGTTATGGATCCGCCCTATGCCGACCCTGTAATCGAGGACACGATCCGTGCCGTCAACGCCTCGGGGCTGCTGGCCGAAGCAGGGCTGCTGATCGTCGGGCACTCGCCACGCGTGCCGCTTGCCGATCGGTATGGCTCGATCCGCCGCCGCAAGTTTCGCCGTCTTGGTGATTCCTGCTTTTCGATCTATGAAACCACAACCGAACCGTTAGAGAATGAAGAGCCGACGGCTGCGGGGCCGTAG
- a CDS encoding arginase family protein, with product MNITIIAVPYHLDQLNVGMGLAPDALLKAGLVGRLEALGHQVVIEPIAIAESDAPSAVRIGQLAQLLGTVVARARAAGRFALIIGGDCLVAIGALAGLGQPGATGIVWVDAHGDFNTPETTISGYLGGMPLACVVGRGLAALREQSGLAPLDERHVVLVGVRDLDPQEEQALAGSAVTLVRVDELGAGKASLGWPLGALVALPQLYLHVDIDVLDPAEAPGVDFPTAHGLQLAELRSIVAQAAGLGNLAALSLTAVNPTKDSDGRTVRAALGVIVAAFAPENWT from the coding sequence ATGAACATAACGATTATCGCCGTGCCGTATCACCTCGACCAGCTGAACGTTGGTATGGGCCTGGCGCCGGATGCGCTGCTGAAGGCCGGGCTGGTTGGCCGGCTTGAAGCATTGGGGCACCAGGTTGTGATCGAGCCGATCGCGATAGCCGAGTCGGATGCGCCGAGTGCGGTGCGGATCGGCCAGCTGGCGCAGCTGCTTGGCACGGTGGTGGCGCGGGCGCGTGCGGCCGGCAGATTTGCGCTGATCATCGGCGGCGACTGCCTGGTGGCGATCGGTGCGCTGGCCGGGCTGGGCCAACCCGGCGCTACCGGCATCGTATGGGTTGATGCGCACGGCGACTTCAATACTCCCGAGACGACGATCAGCGGCTACCTGGGTGGGATGCCGCTGGCGTGCGTGGTAGGCCGTGGGCTGGCCGCACTGCGCGAGCAGAGTGGGCTGGCGCCGCTAGACGAGCGTCATGTTGTGCTGGTGGGTGTGCGCGACCTCGACCCGCAGGAGGAGCAGGCGCTGGCCGGCTCGGCGGTGACGCTGGTGCGTGTGGATGAGCTAGGCGCCGGTAAGGCCTCGCTGGGCTGGCCGCTTGGCGCGCTGGTGGCGCTGCCGCAGCTATACTTGCATGTCGATATTGATGTGCTCGATCCGGCCGAGGCGCCGGGTGTCGACTTTCCAACTGCGCATGGGCTGCAGCTGGCCGAGCTGCGCTCGATCGTGGCTCAGGCGGCGGGGCTAGGCAACCTGGCCGCGCTGTCGCTCACCGCTGTGAACCCCACGAAAGACAGCGATGGCCGCACGGTGCGCGCGGCGTTGGGCGTGATCGTAGCCGCGTTTGCACCTGAGAACTGGACATAA
- a CDS encoding carbohydrate kinase family protein yields the protein MTILVVGDANADINAAIERFPAEGDDSLVTALAWSSGGSAANVAAALGRLGLPVRLLARVGSDPAATVALRAARAAGADLSAIQIDPLRATGLCYAAVSPDGNRTFFSFRGANAAMAQPPAGLLAGLGWLHISAYALIEGTQRASCLALIDMARARALPISLDLCMPALRAGRSEIVALLPQLAVLFGNELELAELCPGLSQDGAAGQLLRQGVPLAVIKLGPRGCLVAEPAGLQHVPAFTVAALDTSGCGDAFVAGFLLARLSGAPLAQCATLANALGALTATRPGAADALPTRDELRALLLARPGATAAAALLSDHPAN from the coding sequence ATGACTATTCTCGTGGTCGGCGATGCCAACGCCGACATCAACGCAGCCATCGAGCGTTTCCCGGCCGAGGGTGATGATAGCCTGGTGACTGCGCTGGCGTGGAGCAGCGGCGGCTCGGCCGCGAATGTCGCCGCTGCGCTGGGCCGCCTGGGCCTGCCGGTGCGCCTGCTAGCGCGCGTCGGCAGCGACCCGGCCGCTACAGTAGCGCTGCGCGCCGCACGGGCCGCTGGGGCCGATCTGAGTGCGATTCAGATCGACCCGCTGCGCGCCACTGGCCTGTGCTACGCGGCAGTGTCGCCCGATGGTAATCGCACATTCTTCAGTTTTCGCGGCGCCAACGCGGCGATGGCCCAACCGCCGGCAGGCCTGCTCGCAGGCCTAGGCTGGCTGCACATCTCGGCCTATGCGCTGATCGAGGGCACCCAGCGCGCTAGCTGCCTGGCACTGATCGACATGGCGCGCGCGCGCGCACTGCCGATCTCGCTCGACCTGTGTATGCCGGCGCTACGTGCCGGGCGCAGTGAAATCGTGGCGCTGCTGCCGCAGCTGGCGGTGCTGTTCGGCAACGAGCTCGAGCTGGCCGAGCTGTGCCCTGGGCTATCGCAGGATGGCGCGGCCGGCCAGCTGCTACGCCAGGGCGTGCCGCTGGCGGTGATCAAGCTTGGGCCGCGCGGCTGCCTGGTAGCCGAGCCTGCCGGCCTACAGCATGTGCCGGCCTTCACAGTCGCCGCGCTCGACACCAGTGGCTGCGGCGACGCGTTTGTGGCCGGCTTTCTGCTCGCGCGATTGAGCGGCGCGCCGCTGGCGCAGTGCGCCACATTGGCTAACGCACTAGGGGCGCTCACTGCCACGCGCCCCGGCGCGGCCGATGCCTTGCCCACGCGCGACGAGCTGCGTGCGCTGCTGCTGGCCCGGCCAGGCGCCACCGCCGCTGCCGCGCTTCTGAGCGATCACCCGGCCAATTGA
- a CDS encoding nucleoside monophosphate kinase: protein MQTSHALNIVLLGPPGSGKSTIAEAVTHAFGLVSISTGQQLRAEMKARSLIGREVMPYLDKGQLAPDSLMDRLLRGTLDRLEPQEGFLLDGYPRTLHQARGLVGMLADYRRELHAVLALDVHDEEVVRRLSGRRICEGAGGEPFPVHIDDLSSVMRCQERGGRLVSRDDDKPEIVRERLAVYHEQTQPLLEFYRAAALLHRVDGEGAPAEVARRALAALRPALPQIDHTS from the coding sequence ATGCAAACGAGTCATGCGCTCAATATTGTACTGCTCGGCCCACCCGGCTCGGGCAAGAGCACGATTGCCGAGGCGGTTACCCACGCGTTTGGGCTAGTGAGCATTTCGACCGGCCAGCAGCTGCGTGCCGAGATGAAAGCGCGTAGCTTGATCGGCCGCGAGGTGATGCCGTACCTCGACAAAGGCCAGCTCGCGCCCGACTCGCTGATGGATCGGCTGCTGCGCGGCACGCTCGATCGGCTTGAGCCACAGGAAGGCTTCTTGCTCGACGGCTACCCGCGCACACTACACCAGGCCCGCGGGCTGGTGGGCATGCTGGCCGACTACCGGCGCGAGCTGCATGCCGTGCTGGCGCTCGATGTACACGACGAAGAGGTGGTGCGGCGGCTCAGTGGGCGCCGCATCTGCGAAGGCGCCGGCGGCGAGCCATTCCCTGTGCATATCGATGATCTGTCGAGCGTGATGCGCTGCCAGGAGCGTGGCGGGCGGCTGGTATCGCGCGACGACGACAAGCCCGAGATCGTACGCGAGCGCCTGGCCGTGTACCACGAGCAGACGCAGCCACTGCTCGAGTTCTATCGCGCCGCCGCGCTCCTGCACAGAGTCGACGGCGAGGGCGCACCGGCCGAAGTGGCGCGCCGGGCGCTCGCCGCGCTGCGGCCGGCCCTGCCGCAAATTGATCACACCTCGTAA
- a CDS encoding alpha/beta fold hydrolase: protein MATYTINGQVLYVQEVGPTNAPIAILIHGWSSSSFTWAPILPVLSKRYRCIAIDLPGFGRSPAPAGKPTIAWYAELIAQMIIGLTGDQDRAVLVLGHSMGGQIATTLALRYPILVDKLVLLNPALSGRLSTRVNLLMRPHVMAERYRFLEWLLYIAAKTPLDYTDFLLKPSNFAERAQVSEQAYAQIREDARRRGQGQVRAACFMAMQQGDLRGLLGRVEPLTLVLWGAEDNIVPLRDAGAVAEEWPKADLRLIPNAGHWPQFEQTDVTLRHISHFLGLPPTVSSGHAEENQDLVHLREIAGFLNNSEIGGSLTEAQRLRLAALVHSHGYAPSERVVSMNSDGDEMYIVKAGSLEVWLTTDTGTTQLAFMNAGQVAGELALLEGVKRSAELRAGPQGAQLLVLTKAALDTLAEDDPAMGMRMMQNLAISLGKRLRFQNWRAARAAAEVPAALP from the coding sequence ATGGCGACATATACGATTAACGGCCAGGTGCTATATGTCCAAGAGGTCGGCCCTACCAATGCTCCCATCGCAATCCTGATCCATGGCTGGTCAAGCTCGTCGTTCACGTGGGCACCGATTTTGCCGGTGCTGAGCAAGCGCTACCGCTGCATCGCAATCGACCTGCCAGGCTTCGGCCGCTCGCCTGCGCCGGCCGGCAAGCCGACAATCGCCTGGTATGCCGAGCTGATCGCCCAGATGATCATCGGGCTGACTGGCGATCAGGATCGCGCGGTGCTCGTGCTGGGTCACTCGATGGGCGGCCAGATCGCTACCACCCTGGCGCTGCGCTACCCGATCCTGGTCGACAAGCTGGTGCTACTGAACCCCGCGCTCAGCGGCCGGCTCTCGACGCGCGTGAACCTGCTCATGCGCCCGCACGTCATGGCCGAGCGCTACCGGTTCCTCGAATGGCTGTTGTATATCGCCGCAAAAACGCCGCTCGATTACACCGACTTTCTGCTGAAACCCTCGAACTTCGCCGAGCGCGCGCAGGTTTCGGAACAGGCCTACGCCCAGATCCGCGAGGATGCGCGCCGGCGCGGCCAGGGCCAGGTGCGTGCGGCCTGCTTCATGGCCATGCAGCAGGGCGATCTGCGCGGCCTGCTCGGGCGGGTCGAGCCGCTCACGCTGGTGCTGTGGGGCGCCGAAGATAATATCGTGCCGCTGCGCGACGCCGGCGCGGTGGCCGAAGAGTGGCCCAAGGCCGATTTGCGGCTGATCCCGAACGCCGGCCACTGGCCACAGTTCGAGCAGACCGACGTGACCCTACGGCATATCTCGCACTTCCTGGGCTTGCCGCCCACCGTTAGCAGCGGCCATGCCGAAGAGAACCAGGATTTAGTACACCTCCGTGAGATCGCCGGCTTCTTGAATAATTCTGAGATCGGCGGCAGCTTGACCGAGGCCCAGCGGCTGCGTTTGGCGGCGCTGGTGCATTCGCATGGCTACGCGCCGAGCGAGCGCGTGGTGTCGATGAACAGCGATGGCGACGAGATGTACATCGTCAAAGCCGGCTCGCTCGAGGTCTGGCTGACTACCGATACCGGCACGACCCAGCTGGCATTCATGAATGCCGGGCAGGTTGCCGGCGAGCTGGCCTTGCTCGAAGGCGTCAAGCGGAGCGCCGAGCTACGCGCCGGCCCGCAGGGCGCCCAGCTGCTGGTGCTGACCAAAGCCGCACTCGATACGCTGGCTGAAGACGACCCGGCGATGGGCATGCGCATGATGCAGAATCTGGCGATCTCGCTCGGCAAGCGGTTGCGCTTTCAGAATTGGCGAGCTGCGCGTGCGGCGGCTGAGGTGCCGGCCGCGCTACCCTGA
- the pnp gene encoding polyribonucleotide nucleotidyltransferase: protein MSDRQIHSVSAEIAGRTLTLETGRMAELADGAVTVRYGDTVLLATVVGAKEPREGIDFFPLTVDYEERMYSAGKIPGSFFKREGRPTTTAILTARLTDRPLRPLFPKGYRNEVQVIITTFSIDMVNDPGPLSIIGASAALAISDIPFAGPVGAALVGHLDGGLMINPEMADMANSRLDLVVAGTNDAVLMVEAGAHELTEDEMLEAVIQGHAICKQICDLQQQLVALAGRPKRAFVAPPADTSLEDALASYMGGRLKEAINNADKTARQDATDALSADVLAHFTADEPEEELPARTKAVQKAFDALLKEQVRSAILETGRRVDGRMPTEIRPITVDVGVLPRVHGTGLFTRGQTQVLTITTLGSPGDEQRLDDLGVETTKRYMHHYNFPPFSTGEARRIGSPRRRDIGHGALAERSLLAVLPSKDEFPYTMRLVSEVLSSNGSSSMASVCGSSLSLMDAGVPIKRPVAGVAMGLITGPNGQWKVLTDIQGLEDNLGDMDFKVAGTSEGVTGLQMDIKTTGITYDIMRQAFAQARDGRLFILGAMNAVIDTPREDLSSFAPRIITIQINPEKIGALIGPGGKTIRSITESTGAQIDVEDDGRVFVSTADGEAAKKAVSMIEALTREIKVGEVFLGKVVRIMPFGAFVNLVPGKDGMVHVSELDTSRVENVEDVVNLGDEINVMVIGVDQGTGKVSLSRRAVLTGESPEDRRAAGGAPRSGGGGGRGGPGGGRNGDRDRPRRRDF, encoded by the coding sequence ATGTCAGACAGGCAAATTCATTCCGTCAGCGCTGAGATCGCTGGGCGGACGCTGACCCTCGAGACGGGTCGAATGGCCGAGCTCGCCGATGGCGCCGTGACGGTGCGTTATGGCGATACGGTGCTGCTGGCGACGGTCGTCGGCGCCAAAGAGCCACGCGAGGGTATCGACTTCTTCCCGCTTACCGTCGATTACGAGGAGCGCATGTATTCGGCCGGTAAGATCCCTGGCAGCTTCTTCAAGCGCGAGGGCCGGCCCACCACCACGGCGATCCTGACGGCGCGCCTGACCGATCGGCCGCTGCGCCCGCTCTTTCCCAAGGGCTACCGCAACGAAGTGCAGGTGATTATCACCACCTTCTCGATCGATATGGTCAACGATCCAGGCCCGCTGTCGATCATCGGCGCCTCGGCGGCCCTGGCGATCTCCGATATCCCGTTCGCCGGCCCGGTCGGCGCGGCGCTGGTTGGCCACCTCGATGGCGGCCTGATGATTAACCCCGAGATGGCCGACATGGCCAATAGCCGGCTCGATCTGGTGGTGGCCGGCACCAACGATGCCGTGCTGATGGTCGAGGCCGGCGCGCACGAGCTAACCGAAGACGAGATGCTCGAGGCCGTGATCCAGGGCCACGCGATCTGTAAGCAGATCTGTGATTTGCAGCAGCAGCTGGTGGCGCTGGCTGGCCGGCCTAAGCGCGCGTTCGTGGCCCCGCCGGCCGATACATCGCTCGAAGATGCGCTGGCGAGCTACATGGGCGGCCGGCTGAAAGAGGCGATTAACAACGCCGATAAAACTGCGCGCCAGGATGCCACCGACGCGCTGAGCGCCGATGTGCTGGCACACTTCACCGCCGACGAGCCTGAGGAAGAGCTGCCCGCGCGCACCAAGGCCGTGCAAAAAGCCTTCGACGCACTCCTGAAGGAGCAGGTGCGCTCGGCCATCCTCGAGACCGGCCGGCGTGTCGATGGGCGCATGCCTACTGAGATCCGGCCGATTACGGTCGATGTCGGCGTGCTGCCGCGCGTGCATGGCACTGGCCTGTTCACCCGCGGCCAGACTCAGGTGCTGACAATTACGACGCTCGGCTCGCCCGGCGACGAGCAGCGCCTCGATGATCTGGGCGTCGAGACGACCAAGCGCTACATGCATCACTACAACTTCCCGCCCTTCAGCACCGGCGAGGCCCGCCGAATCGGCTCGCCGCGCCGCCGCGACATCGGCCACGGCGCGCTGGCCGAGCGCTCGCTGCTGGCGGTGCTGCCCAGTAAGGACGAGTTCCCCTACACCATGCGCCTGGTCTCCGAGGTGCTCTCGTCGAATGGGTCGTCGTCGATGGCCTCGGTGTGCGGTTCGAGCCTCTCGCTCATGGACGCGGGCGTGCCGATCAAGCGGCCGGTTGCCGGTGTGGCGATGGGCCTGATTACCGGCCCCAATGGCCAGTGGAAGGTGCTGACCGACATCCAGGGCCTCGAAGATAACCTTGGCGATATGGACTTCAAGGTCGCTGGTACGTCTGAGGGTGTAACTGGCCTGCAGATGGATATCAAGACTACCGGCATCACCTACGACATCATGCGCCAGGCCTTTGCGCAGGCCCGCGATGGCCGCCTGTTCATCCTTGGCGCGATGAATGCAGTGATCGACACACCGCGCGAGGATCTGTCGTCCTTTGCGCCGCGCATTATCACAATCCAGATCAACCCCGAGAAGATCGGCGCGCTGATCGGCCCAGGTGGTAAGACCATCCGTAGTATCACTGAGTCGACCGGCGCGCAGATCGATGTCGAGGACGACGGCCGCGTGTTTGTGTCGACTGCCGATGGCGAAGCAGCTAAGAAAGCCGTCTCGATGATCGAGGCGCTGACGCGCGAGATTAAAGTCGGTGAGGTGTTCCTGGGCAAGGTTGTGCGAATCATGCCGTTCGGTGCGTTCGTAAACCTGGTGCCGGGTAAGGACGGCATGGTTCACGTGTCTGAGCTCGATACCAGCCGTGTTGAGAATGTCGAGGATGTGGTTAACCTGGGCGACGAGATCAATGTCATGGTGATCGGCGTCGATCAGGGCACCGGTAAGGTCAGCCTGTCGCGTCGCGCGGTGCTCACCGGCGAGTCGCCCGAGGATCGCCGGGCAGCCGGCGGTGCGCCCCGCTCGGGTGGTGGTGGTGGCCGGGGTGGGCCGGGTGGTGGCCGTAATGGCGACCGCGACCGACCGCGACGGCGCGATTTCTAG
- the rpsO gene encoding 30S ribosomal protein S15, translated as MALDKDDKTGIITDYQVHGTDTGSPDVQVALLTERINQLIEHLKTHAHDHHSRRGLLKLVGRRRRLLAYLSSKDKDRYRQLIERLGLRR; from the coding sequence GTGGCGCTAGATAAAGATGATAAGACTGGTATCATCACTGATTACCAGGTCCACGGCACCGATACTGGCTCGCCAGATGTTCAGGTTGCCCTGCTGACCGAGCGTATCAACCAGTTGATCGAGCATCTGAAGACCCACGCGCACGATCACCACTCACGGCGTGGCCTGTTGAAGCTGGTTGGTCGTCGGCGCCGGCTGCTGGCGTATCTGAGCAGCAAAGATAAAGACCGCTATCGGCAGTTGATCGAGCGGCTAGGCCTCCGCCGGTAA
- a CDS encoding flippase-like domain-containing protein, with translation MLAQLRGKIIISVLLGLAVVVVLGLLSDIGQVGASFSTFAWSMLPAILGFTALNYLLRWLKWDFYLRRMGMGQRVGYADSALLFASGMVMAVTPGKVGEVLKSYLLKRVNGTPISASAPIVLAERVTDGLAMLLLMGFGLTLYAPARPLFYVLVAATVAGLLVAQSRALVDRLLALVERLPAGTRIAPRLLTAYLSMKALLSWRILLISTLISLVSWFGECVAMYFVLRGLGVPPSFLLLQQATFVFAASTLFGLVSFLPGGLGVSEGSSTLMLERLIPIAAGPATTATIIIRFCTLWFGVTLGAAALALFSRRYGEERDPAGEAGAGELVGQ, from the coding sequence GTGCTCGCACAGCTTCGCGGCAAGATTATTATCTCGGTGCTACTAGGCCTGGCCGTGGTGGTCGTTCTCGGTCTGCTCAGCGATATCGGCCAGGTTGGCGCGAGCTTCAGTACGTTTGCCTGGTCGATGCTGCCGGCGATCCTGGGCTTCACTGCGCTGAACTACCTGCTACGCTGGCTGAAGTGGGATTTCTACCTGCGGCGCATGGGTATGGGCCAGCGGGTCGGTTATGCCGATAGCGCGCTACTCTTCGCCAGCGGTATGGTCATGGCTGTGACGCCCGGCAAAGTCGGCGAGGTGCTCAAGTCGTACCTGCTCAAGCGCGTGAACGGCACGCCGATCAGCGCCTCGGCGCCGATTGTGCTGGCTGAGCGCGTGACCGACGGGCTGGCTATGCTGCTGCTGATGGGCTTCGGCCTGACGCTGTACGCCCCGGCGCGGCCGCTGTTCTATGTGCTGGTGGCGGCTACTGTGGCCGGCCTGCTGGTGGCGCAGTCGCGCGCGCTGGTCGACCGGCTGCTTGCGCTGGTTGAGCGCCTGCCTGCTGGCACCCGCATCGCGCCGCGCCTGCTGACCGCCTACCTCAGTATGAAGGCGCTGCTCTCCTGGCGTATCTTGCTCATCTCAACGCTGATCAGCCTGGTGTCGTGGTTTGGCGAGTGCGTGGCCATGTATTTTGTGCTGCGCGGGCTGGGCGTGCCGCCCTCGTTTCTCCTGCTCCAGCAGGCCACCTTCGTGTTTGCGGCCTCGACGCTGTTCGGCCTGGTGTCGTTTTTGCCCGGCGGCCTGGGTGTCTCCGAGGGGTCGAGCACGCTGATGCTCGAGCGGCTCATCCCGATCGCCGCCGGCCCGGCCACTACCGCCACGATCATTATTCGCTTCTGCACCTTGTGGTTTGGTGTCACGCTTGGCGCGGCCGCGCTGGCACTGTTCAGCCGGCGCTATGGCGAAGAGCGCGATCCGGCCGGCGAGGCTGGGGCGGGCGAGCTGGTTGGCCAGTAA